The stretch of DNA gccatctggcagaTTGTAGGCCGCTGGCCGATAGCGCCCCATACTTACccaataggaggagttatagggaggggttatgtggagtaataggaggagttataaagatgggttatatggagtaatagatGGTGTTAtatggaggggttatatggagtaatagatGGCGGTAtatggaggggttatatggagtaatagatGGCTGTAtatggaggggttatatggagtattaGATGGCTGTATATGGAGAGGTTATATGGAGTATTAGATGACGTTAtatggaggggttatatggagtaatagatGGCGGTAtatggaggggttatatggagtaatagatGGCTGTAtatggaggggttatatggagtattaGATGGCGGTAtatggaggggttatatggagtattaGATGGCGGTAtatggaggggttatatggagtaatagatGGTGGTATATGGAGGGGTTATATGAAGTAATAGATGGCGGTATAtgaaggggttatatggagtattaGATGGCGGTAtatggaggggttatatggagtaatagatGGTGGTATATGGAGGGGTTATATGAAGTAATAGATGGCGGTATAtgaaggggttatatggagtaatagatGGTGGTAtatggaggggttatatggagtaatagatGGTGGTAtatggaggggttatatggagtaatagatGGCTGTAtatggaggggttatatggagtaatagatGGCGGTAtatggaggggttatatggagtaatagatGGCGGTAtatggaggggttatatgggtAATAGGGATAGTTACACAGAGGAAGAGGTTTGTTAGCTGCTGGGAGACGTTATAAGGAGCTGTAATAGCAGTTAGCGGGGGTGCAGTCTTTAGCTGTCACTCATAAATTAGTTAATAGGATTAACGAGCGGTGCAGAGGCATGAGTGACAACACCTCAAACTCGTCTATTACAGAAGAAAACCTTGTTTCCTACATTATTTATAATGCTTTGTAGGTGGCGGGCTGTCTCTTTATCCTGGAAAGTGTGGGAGTTACTGGAGACAATCTGTCTGCTCCAAACTGTCACACACAGGTGGGACACCTGTCTCcacattaacccattaaacgcCGTGTGCCGGGAGATGAAAGGTCAGTCCCACCTGGAGGAGAGTGATCTAATGACTATAATTGTTCTCCAGGGGTCTATTAGTCAGTGCAGGCAGTGCTTACGGCCCCCATTATTTCTTCTGGCACCGTGGGAACGGGAGTCCCCTTCTATCGACCACATGCCCATTATTTTTGGCAGGTCCATACGTTGTCAAGAACCGAGGCTCtccttttatgttgttttttgatGTGTTATAAGCAAATAGGTAGTAGTTGTACCATAATCTTTATGTCCGTCTTGAGATCCCAGAAAGACCTTTGTTTACCATGGAAGATACAGAAATGGATGATGTGAATCATACACATCAACCAAACCTGTGTTGGgagtgtaattattttgttaaagaAAAGTCTGATAATTATCAGTTAAAATGttatccagtagagtatttgtgaggtcaggcactgatgctggTCAAGAAGGCCTAGCTTCCAATCTCTTCCAGTTCATcacaaaggtgttcgatggtgTTGAGGTCAGGGCACTGTGctgccggtcaagttcttccaccccaaacttatccatccatgtctttatggaccttgctttgtgcactggggcgcagtcacgctggaatagaaaagggtcttccccaaactggtgccacaaagtagGAAGCAACGCATTGTCTAGGTACGCAAAAGCATTAACATTGctcttcactggaactaagaggCCTAAAcgctgaaaaacagccccagactatGATCCCTCCTCCATCAAACTTTAAAGAAGATCACCAATGTCAGAATCCTTCGCATTTAACCGAACTGCTCGTTGGAGATAAGGGCCGATgactccggggggggggggacgttAGGAGAGGTAGGGTTGGCGCCCGTATTGGTGGAGCCATCCATAGTTGAGAAGCACCTAAATATGAACTGTTGTGAAGTATAAcctctggtcccttccccagTATTAATTAGGATTAAGCTGGCCAGGGCAGACATCTTTAGAAACCCTCTTTAGAAAAGATCAGACGGGGCAAAACGGGGTTAAATGGTAAGAATCCCACCATATTTAAAGTAtgggcagtcaggctacctggACGGGGGATGTTGGACCCATCGATAATGTGGCTAGCGTTTGTCTTTGCGTCAGTCTAAACGTTTCAACACGCTGACCCACCCAGCAAATACAATATCTTTctattacaaatatttagctGTTGAGATTTGGAAATCAATGGAGGAAACGCGAACCTCAAAACCCTTTAATATATGCCAAATAAAATACCGTACAGAACGGCCAACGACACGGAGGTGCGTGGGAGAGacggaacaaaaataaatacacgtaAACACTGCCATCGGTGACGTTATAGGGAGAGATTATATAAAGTAataggagttatagggaggggttatatggagcaataggaggagttatagggaggggttatatggagcaataggaggagttatagggagggggttatatggagtaacaggaggagttatagggaggggttatatggagcaataggaggagttatagggagggttatatggagcaataggaggagttatagggagggttatatggagtaataggatgagttatagggaggggttatatggagtaataggaggagttatagggagggttatatggagtaataggaggagttatagggagggttatatggagtaataggaggagttatagggaggggttacatggagtaataggaggagttatagggagggttatatggagtaataggaggagttatagggagggggtTACATGGAGTAacaggaggagttatagggaggggttatatggagcaataggaggagttatagggagggttatatggagtaataggaggagttatagggaggggttatatggagtaataggatgagttatagggaggggttacATGGAGagataggaggagttatagggaggggttacATGAGagataggaggagttatagggaggggttacatggagtaataggaggattGAAAAGTTATTTCCTAGGGGTGAATAAAgcttatattgtatatataaattgtatatatacgtatatgagaacaatatattactttttttgagTACTACTTGGAAGTTAAAATTAAGATAACAATATTGAAATTGCTGTACGTCACCGGACCccatattaaaggtgctgttccacttcaatgtactagtatgttaagcaaattcATCTTCTGATCAGTCATTCCCCCTGAAGGTTCAAGCACCCAAGATGAATAATGCAGCATTTAGGAAACACTTTCCGTTTCTACGGCAACTGTCTATCAGTGACAATTCTTGTGTCACATGAGAATTAAGTGCTCCtggcaaaaataagaaaaagctacattttagaaacattatttctaAGAAGGGTGCGGACGCCCAGCAGTACTAGGAACGGAGTAGCGTTTAcgtacaaaagtgttaaattctgcaggctaggtggaacagcagcatTAAACCAGTTTCTCACTCCTCGCTCGCCCAGCTCCTAGAACTTTGTGAGCTGAATATCGAAGGAAGATTTCATTGGCAAAGTGCGAGTGGAAAGTAGAAAAAATGTGCCGTAATTACAGAGTGGGTGTTATGACTGCAAGGTGTTCTGTTTATTTTGGAAAAGGAAGCGTTCATCAGAAGGACAGCATGCAGCAAGTACTCCGCGACATACAGGAAGAACATGTATGACACGGACTGACCCTTTAAACCATTCAATTGCAAGCTCTATGGGCAATTTCTGTATTTCTATTGCACTTGACCAGTTATAAGCAGCGACGTGCTCAGGGGCAGTCTCTGGAGCAGTCTTAGGAGCAGTCTCTGGAGCAGTCTCATGGGCGGTCTTAACAGCTCTCAAAGACAGTATCAGGGGCATTCTTAGCCAGCATATTTATACTTGGCGCTACCTTTGGCCTATTACAGGGCACCCCCTCCATTCCACGGTCATCAAGACTGCCCCTCTATTCTGCAGATCTCTCTTTGGGTGATCAAGCCGTCTAATGCCCTGCTGCACAATGGCCCGTTACAAGGGAGATTTTTGATCTGACCAACTGGCTCCAAGAACTGCATAAAAGGGGCGATGtatgcctttaagacacacccaccacaatatgacatcatatcatctTAATATCATGTATTAAGGATGTTGACCACAGAGGGCACGACGGGGGGCACTGCCTATGTGAATACatatagaaaccaaaaaaacaatatagggggggcaacaatattaataataccgCACACCAATAACCAgtgaatatacaaaaaaatgtataggagAAATCTTCTTTGATCTTCCAGTGATGGTCAGCAgttaacatacagaaaacaatgaaaaaaaagaaacaacgcAATCTGTATAACCGATATTATTGAAGAATACCCCCAAAGAAGCTCACCCATATTTAATTGAGCAATATATTCTCAATTGTTTTACATGAAGGGTTAAAAAAGAACCCAAAGGATAAACCACACTGTACTGTTGAAGAACCCGAGGAACAGTATTGAAATCGTCGTTTTTAATGACAGATATAAAATCTATCTTTCTTATATATGGATCCGGCGAACACTCGTCTCGGGACTCACTAGAACAGTATGGTCTCTTGTAACAGTCTATCCAAACGTAGCTATCCGGCTCCACGCCAGAAGCAAAGCGCAGTCTGTTGATCTCGGTATACACGGACGTGTATAAACACACACTAATTGTGTAATAACACAAtgctatataacaaaaaaactggTGAAGAGCATCAAAGAATGTTCCTGCCTGAGGAGCCATCTGGTCTAGGACCAGCCTTGGACTTTCTTAGTCCACCTAATGGCATTCTGCAAATGAAAACGCACATACAGACGTCTTACTGTCTTTGATCCTGTATGCGACCGACCTCTTTACACATAAAACTAAAATGTGACCActttttcccctttaaacagATTATGGACATAGGTCACCCTACTCTGACCCTTTATGTGTCAATAATTTAACTTAGAAGGTTTAAAGTTCTATTAATAACCCATTTGAGCTGTCAGCGTGAAATATAAAGTGCGATAAAACTCACTctgatattttaaatgttatttttaagccTAATTTGATGACGGCTTAGTCAACTTTTTTCCATCTGAGGGAGGACTGGGATGGTGTCTAACTCCGGGGTGTATCAAGCCGTATTTCGTAGCCAAAACAGCTGCAGAGTTTCTTGATGTATTTTAATCCAAACTGATATATAAAGTGTCCGTCCCAGCAGGGAGGGAAGTGACCTAATAGGTTAAAGGGTCAAGCCATGCAGCATCAACGTGAACTAGTTCCAGCAACGTTTTTAATGGGTTGGTGCCATGTGTCAAGCGACCTAATGATGGGGACGTGTTCATTTTAAACATATGGTTAACTCCACCATGGACCAACGTGGTCTCAGCCAGTCTTGACTTCTTCAAACACAACGTCCCTAAAGATTCTTCAAGCAGAAGGTCCAGGAAGCTTATATAACTTGCCCCATTTTTTTCGTTTTGGACCAACAAAAGGtttcaacttcaactaaagatcCTAAATGCTCATGGGCACCTTGTTTGGCCCACTTCTAGATCTGGGTTCAGATTCTTTCAGGCCAAATGTGGAACATTGCATTGTACATTAGCAGATGAGCTGAGGTGCACCCCAAGCAACACCTTCCACCACCACCATAACTGGAATACCACTAAGAAGGTTGGGTAGAATTATTGCTAACCCAGGTGTCCAGTGGAGGTACAATCTGAGCATTTGGGGCAGAGACCTCTTTGCTTCTGTGTAGCCCATGCATGTTCTCACTGATATCACGGTGGGATAACATCACATACCCCGTGTTCTCCGTAGAAATACAAGTGTCCGCCAAAGAAACAGCTAAGATATCGGTGCCATGGATGTGCGATACCCTCTGAAAACCAAGAATGAGATTTGCAGGTGGTACGAAGCAGCTGAGTCACTCTATGTGACCACTGTAGGTCCACCATTCACATGGTGGCCTGTGTCGTATTTACACATAATTCAGAGCTTGCGGTGGTACACTGGCCTTATAACATAGACCATGTATCCTGCCGCTATACATTGTTTAGGTCCAAACTATCATTTTATCCGCTTGGCTAGTTTGGTAGATTCCTTGATCTTCAGACACGCATGAAAAGACATCGGCAATGGGTAGCAAAGTCCCATACAACTGGTCCTTTGTAAACACCAACACAGGAGGACACTggcacataaccacatgtatatgtttttaatttaacacaCGTGTATTTATTTAGACACACATGTACATCATAAacatatgtttgtatatttgtacattttaacatttattgtaTACTCGCTTCAGTCTTGTAACAAACGTATCTCTTAGTAGTACAACTGGTTGTAAACTGACACATAACTAAGCAGCCCTGCGAGTGTCTTGCCTTCTCCTTTGTTTGCATGGCTCATGTCCCTCCTCCCTATCTATGTCTGTCCTCTCTTGTTGATCAGCCTGCGCTGGAGCAAGTTCCAACCTGCAGAGTAACCAGGTTGTGAGCAGCCCTCATTGAAACATCTGCCTTCACCAAGAGGCTTGGAGGTAATTATATTAATGAGGGCTTCCCTGGGGAAGAATCtgtgacatcaggagaggagcTTACCAATAAGACAAGTGGAGGAGGTTCTATGGGGTGTGTGGGAGATCTGTAGAGCAAAGACAAAGTAACAGGAGGCAAGAGTTTAAACTGAGTGACTAGGGGTTGGAGAGAGCTGGAGATGGAAAATGGTCATGGGTTACCTTCAAGGGTGGCATAATCTTCTCCAGGCTGTCCTCTACTCTCCGAAATGACCTCCTTAACTGATACTTTTCTGGACCCATCTAAGTCTGCTTTCTTTGACTTCAACCATGTATCTACACCTTCTCCACAGTCCCAGCACTCTCCAGTCTTAGGACATGGACATTACCCACTACCTGGTGTCCACTCTATTGGACACGAGGGGTTCTTCTCTCCAGGGGTATCAAGCTATGGACCCAGGTCACTGGGATACCCCTACTCAACATCTGCTTCCCACCACCCTCTCCATCAACACCATCATGGTGGGAGTTCTTACCTGAATTACCAGCAGTTCACCAGTAGCATGGGGCagggtgacagaatccaagagAACCCAGGTGGGTAGAACATTTTCCAGTCCTCCCAGCGTGTGTTTAAATGTATCTAGTGGACTGCATCCACTCACAGCCCCTAACCAGCACCTGGCTGTGCATGATGAGAGTTGCAGCACAGTAACAGATGGAGACTcagaaataatgcattttactaATTCTTTGTATTGAAATGTTCAGCAATTTGCaaggaatacatttatttgtcaATATgtcaattattattactattattattattattattactattattattattatgattattattattattactattattattatgatgatgattattattattattattatgattaactACATCTTGCAGTAAAAGCCATAATTAGTGCATAGATCACTGCATTCATTATCTTGTTCTTACATCATAACCATTTTAAGCAAAGtgaaaagtaatttttaattctttaaccccttgaaaGCCAAATgtttgataaaaaaatgtaaacataacaaatagtctaaggttatttacttttattgatTCATTTCACCATAATATTTGGGTATCAGAGAAAGCGAAATAATTCATTAACTATTTGTTCCATCCCTGGCTTTTATCTGCCCTGTCCTGATTGTTAGCTCTGGGGGACAGAGGCCTCCTATGTATACATAGATCTTGCAGTCACCTATTTTACTTAGTGTAACCATCTTTATGCTGCCATTGTAAAGCACCGTGTACACCTGCAGTCACTAGGTAAATGAAATATACTCACACATTATATTACTATCCTAATTATAAATACAGCTATGAGGAAGTAGGTTTAACTGATTTCAATTGGAATACAATAGCTACCTAAGTAATAATCTCCAActcatttaacccattcattcCATGCAGCCTGCTGAAAATAAATGTCGGTGGCGCTGGATACAGGATAGCTGCTTattgtaaagaaaaatgcactttttttgcACTAATGGCagtcacaaaaaaatacataccggTGATAATGAGATTTGGTGTTTTAATCTGTTTTAAtcagttgtgtatatatatatatatatatatatatctcatgtttaaaaggtatatatatatttaacattatttaccTTATTTAAGGTAAGGCTGAAATATTAATAAGGAAAAAGAAGAACcacttgatttatatttttttgattaaaaataatttatttatagttaAACTTTATCTGATAGCAAAGAGTTAAATGAGGCTGATgtgatattgtggtctggctggACACAGACAAAATTACTAATGAAATGCTAGGGCAACTCTCACACAGTTTTCTTATCTTGAATAGATTTtgagaaatatgtattttttatatatattttatggaataaTCAAAAccacaatatacaaaaaaatggatTACTGAAAAATTCAAAATGTGACCTCTTTTTATTTCTGAGACTCTCACCCCTCCTATattctcatattatatatatatatatataatcattgtaAATAGACATAGGAATGAGTTAATGTACATTGTGTGTATTATTTACACAATATCCTTAATATGCTATCAttttaaaatcagatttttttaaatcaatataaatataaatatcaaatCAATTTATTTACTCAAAAACTTattaagaaagtttttttttcctttttttgattTGTTAAACATGAAAAAGTGGTCAATATTCAGATATACTCTAGATTATCAAAAGTAGAGAATTCCTATTTAATCTTTAAATCCAATTTTTTTGGtccgaaaagaaaaaaaaattacatttgtaaatatactattttttaatatcacaTAATAGAATCAATTATGTgaaaattaaacatattataCAGAAATGTGCCTTTTGAACATTCCGTTTAACtgaaaaacatgtttctttctgcttcagatttaaaataaataagtgcacattatttttaataatatggttcattgaagaaaacatttagGTTACATAATAAATCAAAACAGGGCAGGAAATTATTGCCTTCCTGGTATTTGAAGCGTTTGCaaaatttaacatttctgatttttttttatttttttttgtgctaaatCCACATTTTCCTGACTTTATGTATTAGCCTGTATTGTTCCGTTAccccaaaaagagaaaaagaaagacaagGATCAAgggctacccccccccctcagtTTTGCCCTAAGGACAAGGGCAGTTTAAAGACATGGGGAAGCAATCAGGTGCAATTATAAAGAGGGAATTTTCTGAAATTAGGTAgtttcaaataaaagaaaaagggaaagagaGTAAAATTAGGAAAGAGACAAAattgctttaaataaaaaaaaaagggcacaaAAGGGGGGGGCTTGTTAATTTGATCTTAGATTTGCCCCTCTTCTTGGAAAAAAGTTCTGTGCTCGTGGGGCAGACACATATaaaaagaattataataataattatatgaaaatgcttttttttcacatatattgCTTTTAAATGCGGAAAAAGATTTCTGATTCTTTATTAgaaaattagacaaaataaaACTGAAGGAATCGGATATTTTAGTTTCAGCAAACTTCATATAAGTTGACCAAACGCCATAAATCAGgtgatctttttattaaaataaaaaaaaaaaaattaggaaacTCCATCATATGAGGTCTGCAAAGATGGCGACTTcctattggtttttttttagcattatgttaatgaataattaataaataacaggTAATTAATCAGGTAATTTAACATCACGAGCTCCGGCTTCCAATTCACTTTAAAGGCTTTGTATACTTTAACAATCCTTCTTATCTCGTCCTTCCATCTTATCTCTATTGTCTCTTCAAAAGGGAGCTGATGGGTTGAAGTAGATGAAGCAACCTGTAATTATATGACAAAGACCAAACAGAAACCAAGTCCTTGCCTTTAAGGGGGTTTGTTGTTTTGCTTTAAGGTTACTCTTTGTAGAATTTGTCAGTAAGGTTCCTCAGCCGAGGCTGAATGGAGACATTTCGGAAGTTTGTGCTCCCTCTGCTTGTCCAAGTCCCCTTTCTCCTTAAAGTCCTGTCCTGCACCATCAAGTGGTACCATCAAgtggtcttcttcttcttctaggtCTCGCCAGCTTTCTAAGCATTCATAAAACACAGCTAAAAATTCCTACAAAATGTGGAATTTCTGTattccaaatattttatttcatgacCCTCCATGACTCTTTCAACATCAAAATGTCCCATGTCCTTCTTCTCAGTTTCCAAGTCCCACATCTAGAAGGTTATCTCTACGTGTTAGTAGAACCAAATAAACCACGTGGGCCACCTACATTAGTTTGGGTTCTATATGTTCTCTAGATCGTAAGCCTGCGAGCcggaccctctttacctaatgggTCGGGTCATCTTAGTATGTCGGTTCTGGTCTTCTCAGAccttttgaatgtatggactgtaagaagagcTGCAGAAATTGCCGGCGTTTTATAAATACAGGCTAAGAagcataatttaatttttatatggtaATATgacttatatatacattattagggcttttagggttgtagaaccctgcgataccctcatacccagcaaacttTCGGAGCTCTTAGAAGAGAggagcatcaggggaggaacaTGGGCACAGGGGCCCAAAGAGGAGCTGCTTTTTGTTGAAAGGGACACTTAGATTGTATGTTATATCATCttgttgaaaatatatatatatgttttaagcgTTATCACTTTGATTTAACTCTCGCTTCCACCAGCAGCTTTCTCCATAAAATCTATACCTCCAGGcaaatcacatttttgtttcagCAGTAAAAATCTTGCGTTTCTGCCAAacgttatatatttaatatattatgtttttgacggttgtcttgtgtgtctttttcAGACATGGAGAAATCCACCGTCATAGAGAACGGGGAGATCAGGATTAACGGGAAAGGGAAAAAAGTGAGAAAGCCCCGGACGATATACTCCAGCATACAGCTGCAGGCGTTGAATCAGCGCTTCCAGCAGACGCAGTATTTGGCTCTTCCGGAACGGGCAGAGTTGGCAGCCCAGCTCGGCTTAACACAGACTCAGGTGAGAAGCAAAGGATTCTGGTTATACCGCGCCGGCTCCAAAGTAAATAGGATGCTAAGTGTTTTTAAGGTCAGCGTTGTGCAGCTGGCTGCATCACcgca from Spea bombifrons isolate aSpeBom1 chromosome 13, aSpeBom1.2.pri, whole genome shotgun sequence encodes:
- the DLX4 gene encoding homeobox protein DLX-4, coding for MTSLTDTFLDPSKSAFFDFNHVSTPSPQSQHSPVLGHGHYPLPGVHSIGHEGFFSPGVSSYGPRSLGYPYSTSASHHPLHQHHHGGSSYLNYQQFTSSMGQGDRIQENPDMEKSTVIENGEIRINGKGKKVRKPRTIYSSIQLQALNQRFQQTQYLALPERAELAAQLGLTQTQVKIWFQNKRSKYKKVMKQGPSVQDSDPTHTSLSLSPCSPNVTPMWEIPPSGKTAQLPSSYLNNFNPWFQPHDTLSRPPLM